The following is a genomic window from Anaerolineales bacterium.
CATCGAACGACAGGCCATCGTTGTCTTCCTCGATTTCCTTGGCCGTCAGGCTGCCGTCGGCATTGCGGACAAGTTCGACCTGCACCATGTCCCCGACCAGTATGTGGCTGTCGAATTCGGTGGCGCCGGTGACCGAGAAGGTCATACCGCCAATGGTCCAGCTGCCCTCGCCGATGGACTCGACGATGCCGGAGAACTTGAAGTCCTCGCCGTCCTCGCCCGACTCCGGGGTGCCCGAGTCATCTGACATGTCCTCGACACCAGCCGGTTCGATCTCGCGGGCGAGCAGCGAGCCGTCCGCCTGAGGCACGACATGGACCTTCACCAGGCTGCCGACCTCGATCGATCCCTTGACCTCCGTGCCGGGGGCGATGGCCAGTGTGCGGCCGCCGACCGTCCAGCTGTCAGCGCCCATCGACTCCACCGTCCCGGCGAACTCGAACTCCCCGACAGGTTCCTGGCTGTCTTCCGCCTCGTCCTCGGCCTTCTCGATCTCACGCGCAGTCAGGACTCCGCCTTCGCCGATCAGGGCGTGCACCTTGACCAGGTCGCCAGCCTGCATGCCGGGCATGAGCTCGGTGCCAGGCCCCACCTGCAGGGTCAAGCCGTTCACGGTCCACTGTGTGTCGCCGACCGCTTCCAGCGTCCCAACAAACTCAAGTTCGCCGACCCCTTCGGGTGCCGCGGCGGAGATGGCGCGCCGGATCGCACGGGCGAAGAGCTGGCCATCGGCCTGCAAAGCGATCTCCACCTTCACCAGATCGCCTGCGCCCAGCTCTCCCTCAATTTCGGTGCCCTTGCCGGTGGCAAAGGTGACCCCGGCCACAGTCCATTCTTCGGGGCTTATGCTGTCAGCCGGACCCACCAGCTCGAATACCTGCAAGGCACTGCTCAGGCGCACGAGGGCGGTTTCCCCAGAAGAGGCGGGTGCCTGTTCGGCGGGCGGCTTGGCCAGGCCGGCATCTTGGGCAGCTGCGGCCGTAC
Proteins encoded in this region:
- a CDS encoding DUF5666 domain-containing protein: MKTRTSTLILTTALIAASLALAACDGTAAAAQDAGLAKPPAEQAPASSGETALVRLSSALQVFELVGPADSISPEEWTVAGVTFATGKGTEIEGELGAGDLVKVEIALQADGQLFARAIRRAISAAAPEGVGELEFVGTLEAVGDTQWTVNGLTLQVGPGTELMPGMQAGDLVKVHALIGEGGVLTAREIEKAEDEAEDSQEPVGEFEFAGTVESMGADSWTVGGRTLAIAPGTEVKGSIEVGSLVKVHVVPQADGSLLAREIEPAGVEDMSDDSGTPESGEDGEDFKFSGIVESIGEGSWTIGGMTFSVTGATEFDSHILVGDMVQVELVRNADGSLTAKEIEEDNDGLSFDDDDLNNHNIGSGSDDHSADDNGGSGSDDNSGKGSGSGGDDD